One Acidobacteriota bacterium genomic window, GCCGCCCGTGTGCATGGTGGCGATGCGTCCGCCGGCGCGAATGATGCGGTCCAGCGTTTCGCGATCCTTGCTGCCGGGCGTGAAGCTGCAGGTCTCCTTGGCCTTCACCTCCGGCTTGGCGTTGATGGTGGTGCATCCGCCGCCGGCGCCCGACCAGATGCCCACGTTCCAGAAGTAATCGCTGCCGCTGCCGAGCAGGCCCGCGACGTAACTCAGCGTATCCACGCTCATGTCAGTTCCGGTGTAGGCCCAGCCCATGCGCGCCGGCAACTCATTTCTGCGATCCAGATATGCCAGCGCCTGAAAATTGCCGTAGGCATAGGTGGAGGATCCAAAGGTGGTGATGCCGTTGGAGGCCCAATACTCAAGGGTGGCCTTCAGCAGCGCCGCCATCTGCGGCGTGCGGCCCTTGAAGAGCACGTCCGGCTCAAATTCACGACCGCTGCGCTCAGTCGTCTCGGGATGAACTTTGCGCGCCTCCTCGAGTCCTTTGGTGTTCAGCAGCACCTGCTCGCCGATGGGCCAGGAGTTGCGCACTCGCGCCGGATTATTCGGAACCAGTTGGTCCAGCTTGGCGCGCGTTACCAGCTTGGGAAACGTGGCGTAGAGTTCATTGGCATATTCAAAGTCCGGCCCCCAGGTGAAACTGAGCCACACCCATTGACCCGGCTTGGCCTTAGCCGCGAGATCCTTCAGCGCGGTTTCCCACTGCGCGATCTGCTGCGCGGCGGTGCCGGTCAGGTAGCGAAATACGATGAAGTCGTTCTGCTCGGGGATGGCGCGCTTCATCGACACCTGATCAATCAGCGCCCAATCGGTGGGATGCTCGTGCGTCATGATGAATCCCGGCAGCACGGTGCGCCCCTTCAGATCCACCTGCCTGGTTTGCGGGCCGGCCAGCGCGCGCACGTCGGCGCTTGTTCCGGTCGAGAGTATCTTGCCGTCACGGATCGCCATGGCCTGCACGATGCTGCCGACATTCGCGGTGAACGTCGGATCGTCCATGGTTACGATCTTGCCGTTATGCACGATCAAGTCGGGATAGCCAAGCTTGGCGGCGATTCCGCGCTCCTGGGCCGATGCACACACGCTGCCGAGGAGCATCCCCAGCACCAAGACAACGATTCGCATAACTCCTCCTTCAATTCACCAAACCGGCCATTGCACCAAGCCGCCATTGCCGACCAGCCAGCTCATTTTTACTTTTGGTATAGCCCGATCCGAGCCGCGCCAGTCATGGCGCGTCCACGATGTACGAAAATACGATGTACGAAAATCTGAATGCTCCTAAACGCGAAACATTGGTAGCGTGCCCGATTCTGGTGGACGCGCCATGACTGGCGCGGCTCGGATACGCCAATGCAGGATTGCTCTACACCGTCATGAAGTTCTTCATCCAGTGCTCGGCGATGTCCTGGTAGCGCGCCACCCAAACATCCTGATGCTTGCGCACATGCTCGAAGAAGCGATCATGCACGCCGATGCGATCGGGAATTGCCGAGCGCATGGGATGGATGCCGTAAGTCAGCGCCTGCGGATATTCCTCGCGGCCCAGCTTGTAATAAGAATCGAAGAAGTCCTTCACAAACTCATAGGCATCGTTGCCGCTGCGGAAGCCCTTCAGGCTGGTAACTTCCGGGAAAATCGCGAAGTCGTTGCTGGTCATGGTACGGTGCGGGATGACCACGATCTTCTTGCCATTCTTCGTCTTGATTCCATAAGGCAGGTCGTCGCCTTTCAGATCGCCGAACCAGAGATAGCCGGCATCGGCGAGCAGGTCCGGCGTGCGGTCGGTACACTTCGCGCCGGGGCTGATCCATCCCACTGGCTTCTTGCCAATCACTTTCTCCACCAACTGCGAGGCGCGCTGAATGTCCATGCGCTCGGCTTCCGCGTTGAGATGCGGAGGCGGCACGCCCTGATCGAAGCTGCGCCCGACGATCTCGTGGCCCTTGCTGTAGAGTTCGCGGAACAGGTCCGGGTATTTATCCACCATGCCTGAGCTGGGGAAGATGGACGCCTTGATGCCGTGCTTGTCAAGCAGCTTGGCGGCGCGCCACACGCCCACGGTGAAAGTGTACTGATCCTGCTCGGACTCGAGCGAGAGATCGCGCTTGTACACGGCCTGCGGATCGGCCAGCGGACGGTTGGCGCTCCACTCCGCGGTCAGATAAACATGCAGGCACAGCGGCCCGCCGTTGGGCCAGTGGATGCGTCCGGGCCGGTCGCGATACGGAATGCGAATCTCCTCGAACGGCCAGCTCGGCCACGGCCCGGCAGCGCCGCCCTCCAGCTTAGTCTGTGCCGGCGCCTTGCGAATGGCCGCCAGCGCCGCTCCGGCAAAGGCGAAGGCCTTGAATATGTCTCTACGTTGCATAGCTCACTCTCTCCTCTGTTTCCCTTCGCTTAAAAGCTGAACTTCAGGGCAAACTGCACTTCTCGGCTGGTGGTGGTTGTTCTGGTAATTACTCCCGCATTTTCCTGCCGCGCGCCGGTGGCGGTGAAGAGATTGCCGCCCGGCAATGCGAAGGTCGGATGATTGAAGAGGTTGAAGATTTCCGCGCGGAACTGGAAACTCTTGGTCTCGCTTACCGGGAATTTCTTGTACACCGAGAAATCGAAGTTCACCAGCGCGGGACCGATCAAGGTGTTGCGGCCTGCGTTGCCGAAAGTGCCGGCGTCCTGCAGGGTGAAAGCCGTGGCGTCAAAATAACGGGTCGGATCGCCGATGAGCGGATTGTTGCTGGCTCCCGGCGCCAGGTTCGGGCGATCAGCGCCGCAGTTGGTAGTGACATTGGAACGGCAGAATCCCGTCAGTGCCGTATAGGGGTTGCCACCCGCCAGGGAGATGATGCCACCCAGGCTCCAGCCGCGCAGGGCGGCGCGGGCCACTGCGCTGTTGCGCTCGCCGGAGGGAACCTCATACAGATAATTCAACGTGAAGTTCTGCCGGGCGTCAAAGTCCGACAAGCCTTTGTCGATGCTGTGCAGGAAGGGATTCATGAACAGCGTGGGAGCGCCGCGCGAATCCGCGCCGGCCTGCGAGGACAGGTTGTCGATGCTCTTGCTCCACACGTAAACCGTCTGAATCTCCAGCCCGTGCGTCGGCCTCATGCGGAAATCCAGTTGCAGCGAGTTGTAGCGCGAGGCTGCCTCGCTGCTGCGCTCGGTGATGGGATTCAGGCGTGGATTCACCAGCGGAGTGGTCGCCGCGAAGAACATTCTGCCGTCAGGAAGAATGGTTGGGAGCCTTGGATTGCCCAGTGAATTGCTCAACAGGCTATAGCCTTTGCTGCCGACATAGCCCACGCGCAGCATTCCGGTGGGAAACAGTTCGCGTTGAACCTCCAGACTGTAGTGCAGCATGGTGGGAGTCTTGACGCCGTCATACTGCACGTGGCTGCCGGTGGGCAGGCTCGACGAGATGGGGAAGCCCAAGCCCTGCTGCACCAGAAACTCATTCGGGAACACTGGCTGCCGGGCGGGCGGCTGAATGGTCAGCGTGCCGCGGTACTGCGGAGCGGGCTGCACGAAAATGCCATAATCACGACCAAGCCACAGGTTGTGATACAGGCCGAAGCCCGAGCGGATGCTGGTCTTGCCGTCCCCGGAGACGTCCCAGGCCAAACCGACACGCGGCGCGAATTGGTTCTTGGTAACATTGAACAGCACCGGCGTGAGTGTGGCATCGGGATCGCGGGCGAGGCTCAGGAAGGCCGCCGTGTGGCCGGCGCGGCGGTCGCGCGGCGAGGTAACGAACTCGTGCCGCAAGCCAAGGTTGAGCGTCAGGCGCGGCAGGATTTTGAAGTCGTCCGCCACATACCAGCCGAGATAGTGCTGGTAGTAGTCGCCGCTGGGATCGCGGCTTGGCAGATCAGCGGTGAAGCGCGCGGGCTGGCCGGCCAGGAATGACTCGATGCTGGTAAACGTATAGGAGCCGCCGGCCACCGTTCCATTGTTGATCCAGTCGCGGATCAACTCATATTCAAAGCCAAACTTTATGGCATGGTCTCCGCGCGTCAGCACCAGGTGGTCATTCAACTGATAGCCGGTGGTGAACCAGTGGCCGGGCGTCAGGCTGGCCTGTCCGAACGGGGTCAGGGCGGAAGATGCGCCCGCGCCAAAGGTGTTGGAGGTGGTGCTGAACTCCATGCGCCCGAAGGGCTGGCTGGGGATGAAGGTCAGCGCCTGCTCCGGGAAGTCCGAGCCGGCCAGTGGCACGCTCTTGGGCACCGCGCGCTTCACGCCCACGCGGGAAATGTTGATCAGCGAGGGGCTCAGGATGCGCGTGTATTGGAAGACGCCGCTGTGCTGCGTGAAGTCGTGCGCGGCGTTGAATGATGGCGTGGAGCCGCGCAGGTCGGGGTCCACCGAGCTGGACTCATCGCGCGTGTAGCGGAAATAAATCGAGTCGTTGTCGTTGATGCGATAGTCGAGACGCCCCATGCCGTAGTCTTCCTGGGTCGGCTTCTTGAACTGGTAGAGAAAGCGGCCGGTAACTCCGCCGGGCAGGATGCCCGCGTTGGGAAGCTGCATCACGTTGGGCGACAGATACGGCATGACTTGAGGCGCCACCGTGATCGTGCCGGTGGGCAGAATCCCACGGCGCGCCGTCTCAGTCAGCACGAAGTTGGTGAACGGGCTGCCGCGGCGCTCGCGGAAACCTTCATAGTTGGCCACGAAAAACGCCTTGTCCGTCCTGATAGGCCCGCTGACCACGCCGCCGAACTGATTGCGGCGCAGGGTGCGCTTCTCGGCGTCGAAGAAGTTCCGGGCGTCCAGCCGGTCGTTGCGCAGGAACTCATAGACCGAGCCATGCATGGTGTTGGTGCCGGAGCGCGTAACAATGTTGATCACCGCGCCGGCGTTGCGCCCGAACTCGGAGGAGTAGTTGTGCGTGAGCACTTTGAACTCCTGCACCGCGTCCACGCCCAGGAACAAGCCCGCCGCGCTGCCGCCGCCGGAGCGGGACCAGTCATTGATCTCGATGCCGTCAAGAATAATATTGTTGGCGTCGATGCGCGCGCCGCTGACCGTCATCCGCGTGGAGAAGCTGGTGTTGGCGGTAACCAGCACCTGGCGAAACGCCTGCACGCCAGCCTGCAGCAGCGCCAGTTGATCGAAGCTGCGTCCGTTGAGCGGCAGCTCGCGAAGCTGGTTGCTGCTGACCAGTCCGGCCAACTGCGCGTTGGTGGTCTCGATGAGCGGGGCTTCCGCCGTTACCACCACCTGCTCGGAAACATCGCCGAGTTCCATCTGGATGTTCACCACGGCATTCTGCCCGACGACCAGGGTGATGCCCTTGCGCACGAATTCCTTGAATCCGGTGAGCGACACCGCCATCTCGTAGCTGCCCACCGCCAGGTCGCGCGCGTTGTAGCGGCCCTGATCGTCGGTGGCCACGCTGCGCTTCAGGCCGGTCTCCTGATTGCTGATCACCACCGAGACGTTGGGCAGCACGGCCGCGCTGGAATCCTTGATGACCCCGGAAATTGTGGCCGAGGTAATCTGGGCGCGGGCCTGTTGGCTGACAGGCTGGCTGACTAGAACAACCAGCATCACTGCCATTGCTAAAAATAAGTTCGCTTTCATTGTGCGCTGCTCCTTAGGCTGGAATAACTTGAAACCGCAACTTCCAGCCACTAGACACGATGCATTTTTGAAAATAGCTCCAATCAACTACGGCTTACTCTTACTCAAACAGCCCATAATTGTCAATGGGGGTTATCTTGTATAGTATTGGCTTTACGAACCGCCGGCGCCGACCGGCAGCGGGTGGGCAGGGCTGGATTGCGCGCGCCAGGAGCTGCGCCAGATGCAGGCCCGGGTGAAAGGCTCGATCAGGATGAAGCTACAGCATGTCGGAGTATGCGGATGCGGGCTGATGGGCGCGGGAATCGCCGAAGTGGTGGCGCGTGCCGGCTACCCGGTGGTTGTGCTGGAAGCAACCAACGAGCTTTGCGAGCGCGGGCTAGGCTCGATCACGCGCAGTCTGGACAAGCTTGTCAGCAAGAGTCTACTGCCGGCCGATGAGAAGCTGGCAATCGTGAATCGCCTGCGGGCCACGGTTGATCCCAGTGAGTTGGCGCACTGCGACCTGATTATTGAAGCGATCGTTGAAGACCTCGACGCCAAGAAGAAGTTGTGGCGCGCCCTCGACCCACATCTGAAGAAGGACGCCATACTGGCCAGCAATACTTCCTCGCTATCGATCCGCGAAATGATGACCGCCACCAGCCGGCCGGAGCGATTCGTAGGCCTGCATTTTTTCAATCCCGTTCCGCTCATGTCCTTGGTTGAGGCCAGCAAGTCGGATCGCACCGACCCGGAAGTCTATCGCGCCGCGCTCGAGTTTGTCGCGGTGCTGGGCAAGACGGCCGTCGAGGTCTCCGATCGTCCCGGCTTCATCGTCAATCGCCTGCTGATTCCCTACCTGCTCGACGCCGTGCGCGTCCTGGAGCAGCGCGTGGGGACCATCGCCGACATCGATCAGGCCATGAAGCTGGGCTGCGGCTACCCGATGGGGCCGTTCGTGCTGATGGACCTGATCGGCATTGACACCACCGTCTCCATCGCCAACATCTTGTTCGCGCAACTCGCCGAGCCGCGCTTCGCCCCGCCCGCGCTGCTGCGGCGCATGGTCGCCGCCGGTTGGCTGGGGCGCAAATCCGGCCAGGGCTTTTACGATTACGCGGATCGCAACTCACCCAAGCCTCAGGATGAGTTACTTTTGAGTTAGTGACTGCGCGCCGGTGTCAGGAGTCAAGGCCATGGAACTTTTCGAGAACCTGAGCATCGAGCGGCGCGATCAAGTGGCCTTGGTAACCATCAACCGGCCCAAGGTGCTGAACGCGCTGAACGCGCTGACGATTGACGAGCTGGCGCGCTGTTTCACGACATTGAAGACAGATGCCGATGTGAGCGTGGTCATCCTGACCGGCGCGGGCGAGCGCGCCTTCGTGGCCGGAGCGGATATCCGGGAGCTTGCCCAGTACACCCCGGAACAGGCCAAGGCCTGCGCGCTGAAGGGGCAGGCGCTGTGCGACAAAATCGAGAAACTCGGCAAGCCGACCATCGCGGCCATCAACGGGCTGGCGCTGGGCGGCGGTTGCGAAATCGCCCTGGCCTGCACGCTGCGCATCGCCAGCCAGACGGCGCGCCTGGGCCAGCCGGAGGTGAAGCTGGGCATCATCCCTGGCTACGGCGGAACGCAGCGGTTGCCGCGCCTGGTGGGGCGGGGCCGAGCGCTCGAGCTGATCCTAACCGGCGAGCAACTCTCCGCCGAGGACGCCCTTCGCTGGGGCCTGGTGAATCGCGTCGTGCCGCCCGATCAATTAATCGCCGCGGCCCTCGAGCTGGCGGCCAGGATTGTCGCCAACTCGCCGCGCGCAGTCTCTCTGGCCATGGAAGCCGTGAACGAAGGACTTGACTCGCCGCTGGCGCAGGGACTATTCCTGGAGGCCAGTCTGTTCGGCCTCAGCTTTTCGACCAGCGACATGCAAGAGGGCACCAAATCTTTTCTGGAGAAAAGGCCCGCGAATTTCGCGAAGCCATGATCCCGCCGGTTTTAATGCCTGTGTAACGAACGCACTGGTAGCCACGGTGAGTGATTTTCTCACCGTGGCTACCAGTGCGGATTAGGATAAGATGTGGAGACGCATGAACGACATTGACCAACATCTCGAGTACCGGCCGGCGCCACTGACTCAGCTCACCGAAGACGAGTTGCTGCTGCAGGCCAGCGTGCGTAAGTTCGCGCGCGAGCGCATTTCCCCGCTCGTGAAGCAGATGGACGAAGAGGCCGCTTTCCGCCGCGAGCTGCTCGATGAGTTCTTTCAGTTGGGATGGATGGGCATCGAGATTCCCGAGCGCTACGGCGGCGCCGGCTGCAGCTTCATGAGTTGCGTGGTGGCCATCGAAGAGCTCGCCGCCGTGGACCCTTCCGCCGCGGTGATTGTGGATGTGCAGAACACCCTGGTCAACAACGCGCTGCTGCGCTGGGGCAACGAGGAGCAGAAGCGCCGCTACCTGCCGAAGATGGCGGCCAAGTTCGTCGGCGCATACGCATTGTCGGAAGCCTCATCGGGCAGCGACGCCTTTGCCATGGCCACAACGGCTGTGGAGCAAGGCGATCATTACATTCTGCAAGGCCGCAAGCTTT contains:
- a CDS encoding TonB-dependent receptor, encoding MKANLFLAMAVMLVVLVSQPVSQQARAQITSATISGVIKDSSAAVLPNVSVVISNQETGLKRSVATDDQGRYNARDLAVGSYEMAVSLTGFKEFVRKGITLVVGQNAVVNIQMELGDVSEQVVVTAEAPLIETTNAQLAGLVSSNQLRELPLNGRSFDQLALLQAGVQAFRQVLVTANTSFSTRMTVSGARIDANNIILDGIEINDWSRSGGGSAAGLFLGVDAVQEFKVLTHNYSSEFGRNAGAVINIVTRSGTNTMHGSVYEFLRNDRLDARNFFDAEKRTLRRNQFGGVVSGPIRTDKAFFVANYEGFRERRGSPFTNFVLTETARRGILPTGTITVAPQVMPYLSPNVMQLPNAGILPGGVTGRFLYQFKKPTQEDYGMGRLDYRINDNDSIYFRYTRDESSSVDPDLRGSTPSFNAAHDFTQHSGVFQYTRILSPSLINISRVGVKRAVPKSVPLAGSDFPEQALTFIPSQPFGRMEFSTTSNTFGAGASSALTPFGQASLTPGHWFTTGYQLNDHLVLTRGDHAIKFGFEYELIRDWINNGTVAGGSYTFTSIESFLAGQPARFTADLPSRDPSGDYYQHYLGWYVADDFKILPRLTLNLGLRHEFVTSPRDRRAGHTAAFLSLARDPDATLTPVLFNVTKNQFAPRVGLAWDVSGDGKTSIRSGFGLYHNLWLGRDYGIFVQPAPQYRGTLTIQPPARQPVFPNEFLVQQGLGFPISSSLPTGSHVQYDGVKTPTMLHYSLEVQRELFPTGMLRVGYVGSKGYSLLSNSLGNPRLPTILPDGRMFFAATTPLVNPRLNPITERSSEAASRYNSLQLDFRMRPTHGLEIQTVYVWSKSIDNLSSQAGADSRGAPTLFMNPFLHSIDKGLSDFDARQNFTLNYLYEVPSGERNSAVARAALRGWSLGGIISLAGGNPYTALTGFCRSNVTTNCGADRPNLAPGASNNPLIGDPTRYFDATAFTLQDAGTFGNAGRNTLIGPALVNFDFSVYKKFPVSETKSFQFRAEIFNLFNHPTFALPGGNLFTATGARQENAGVITRTTTTSREVQFALKFSF
- a CDS encoding 3-hydroxyacyl-CoA dehydrogenase family protein — encoded protein: MKLQHVGVCGCGLMGAGIAEVVARAGYPVVVLEATNELCERGLGSITRSLDKLVSKSLLPADEKLAIVNRLRATVDPSELAHCDLIIEAIVEDLDAKKKLWRALDPHLKKDAILASNTSSLSIREMMTATSRPERFVGLHFFNPVPLMSLVEASKSDRTDPEVYRAALEFVAVLGKTAVEVSDRPGFIVNRLLIPYLLDAVRVLEQRVGTIADIDQAMKLGCGYPMGPFVLMDLIGIDTTVSIANILFAQLAEPRFAPPALLRRMVAAGWLGRKSGQGFYDYADRNSPKPQDELLLS
- a CDS encoding enoyl-CoA hydratase — translated: MELFENLSIERRDQVALVTINRPKVLNALNALTIDELARCFTTLKTDADVSVVILTGAGERAFVAGADIRELAQYTPEQAKACALKGQALCDKIEKLGKPTIAAINGLALGGGCEIALACTLRIASQTARLGQPEVKLGIIPGYGGTQRLPRLVGRGRALELILTGEQLSAEDALRWGLVNRVVPPDQLIAAALELAARIVANSPRAVSLAMEAVNEGLDSPLAQGLFLEASLFGLSFSTSDMQEGTKSFLEKRPANFAKP